Part of the Sulfuricurvum kujiense DSM 16994 genome, CAGGTTTGCCTCACGTTGAAAGTAGAGCCGAATTTAACCCGGAAACCGGATATAAGAATATCCGAGTATAAAACCGTTACGACCCTCCTGCAGGGAAGCAGAGTGTTAAGAACGCTGCAAAATCAAGAGACGGCTTGATATAGTGTACATAGAGTACTGAAATATTTAAAACGGATCGCAACGATTTACATACGCCATGATGATATCGTCATTCTTCGGAATTAAAAAATCGTTTGACAAATTCATCAGCCGGAAGCGGCTTTGAGATGGCATAACCCTGAAGATAATCGCACTTCATCTCTTGCAAAATATCTCGATGATATTGTGTTTCCACCCCTTCGGCAATTACCAGCATATTCAGCTGATGTGCGATATCTATAATCATTTTGCATAAGATTTGGTCGCTGAGATTGATTTCCAGCTGTTTGACGAAGGATTGATCGATTTTAAGGTACTGATACGGATGATTTTTGAGATAGGACAAAGACGAATATCCTGTACCGAAATCATCCAGCGATATCTCAATCTTGGCATCTTCCAGTAATTTTAGCCGTTCCCAGACTATCGCGGAATCTTCCAGCATAACGCTTTCGGTGATCTCTACAACGACGGAATCTTTGGCAAACGCATCGGAGGTCAGAACCTTTATCCATTCGGGCATGCTTCCGTTTTTTTGATGAAACTGAACCGGTGATATATTGACACTTATCTGAAAACGTTCATTATACATACGGCGCCATTGGGACACTGTTTTGATGGCTTCGTGGACGATCCATTCGCCGATTTCTAAAATCATTCCGGTCTCTTCGGCGATCGAGATAAAATCAGCCGGATTTATCAAATACCCGTCCGGATGTTTCCATCGTATTAGGGCTTCGGCTTTATGAATTTGCCCTGTTTTGATTTCAAAAATCGGTTGATAATATAAAACGAACTGCTCTTCGGCACACGCGATATGCATATCTTTGATCAATTGAAATCTTTTGATCAGAGCATCCTGCATACTTTGCGCAAAAAAATTGGAGGTGTTTTTACCTGATTTTTTGGACTGATACATTGCCTGATCGGCATATTTGAGAATCGTTTCACTATCCGCAGCGTCATCCGGAGCTATGGCTATCCCGATCGATGCGGATATAAATACGTTTTTCGAGTTTTCAAGTTCAAAAGGGGACGAAAGCTCTTTGAGGATATTTTGCGCGATGGTTTCCACCATATACAGATTTTCGATATCCGGTAGAATGACGGTAAACTCGTCCCCTCCGATACGGAAGCATAAATCAGTGTTGCGTATGCAGCTGATGATACGTGTCGTTACCTTTTTCAGCAAAGTATCGCCGATCTGGTGACCGTACATATCATTAATCTCTTTGAAATCGTCCAGATCGATATACATCAAAGCCGTTCGGCGAAAATTGTTGCGCTCAATTTTGGAAAGCTGCTGTTCCAAATGATGCAGAAACATATGTCTGTTCGGCAAGTCGGTTAACGCATCAAAATTTGTTTCGTACCAAATTTTTTGATTGGCTTCTTCCATTTTGCTCATATCGGATAAGACGGCAATGTATTTGCTGCTTCCGTCCTCTTCGATTATACGCTGAATCGTCAATAATTTGTAGTAGAGTTCTTTTCCCTCTTTGTCGGTATAGGTAATTTCACCTTCCCATGATTGTTTTAAAGCTATGGCATTTTTTAAAGCTTTGTAAAACTCCCCGTCTTTAATATAGGTATCTATTTTGTTCGGCAGTACATTAACAAGTTCGGAAGAATCATAGCCGGATAATCGCTCGAAAGCGGGGTTAACACTGAGAATTACCCCTCTCTCATCCGCAATAACAATACAGTCATTGCTGTGAAAGTAGATTAGAGAGTGTAAGTTTTGACTCCGAGGAATATCAGCCCCCTCATTACAGGGACATCCAAATTTACTGCGGGAGTTTTTTAGAAAGGTCATTAAAGATGCCAGCATGATCGTAATCTCTTTCATGAAGGTTAGAACCTACTTACTTTCATAATTTTTACACAAAAAAACATTATATATTTATAACAGTTCTGATTTATGCCCTGGATGTTAAATATATTATAAGTTGTATTTATGCGATGTTATAGATTTAGACAATGCTCTCAACGTAAGAGGGGAGTTGGAAACATGGAAAGGCAGGGAAGATTTTGACACACTAAACCAATCGATTGCACTTCTGGGTAAAATGCCGAACAATATTAGTGTATGCCGATGGAGAACATGTGATTATTCTGGACTTTGAAACCAACTCCGCCAACATCCATGACGTGATCGAAGCAGCGGCATTTCGGATAAAAAGAGAATCGGGCGCCTATGTTATCGCCGATACGTTTCACCGTTATTACTTTTCCGAATATGATCTAAATCTTCATGCGCTTGCCGTTCATAAGCTCTCGCCCGATCGGATAAAGAGACTGCGCTCGAATGTTGATTATGCCGAGTATTTTGCAGAAGATCATGAGTTTGTGGAGTTCTGTCGGGGGGCTGAAACGCTCATAGCCCACAATATAGCTTTCGAACTGCGCCACTTAGGCCAACTTGTTACATTTGAGAAACATTTTTGTACCATGAAAGCCAATAAGAAGAGCGTCGGCGCCCTCAATATCAGAGGGAGTCTCAAAAATCCGAAACTGTTAGAAACCTGCCGACATTACCGCATCGATTTCGATGAAGATCAATACCACTCAGCCCTCTATGATGTTACAAAAACGTTGGAGATACTCAACTGCATGGACATAACACTCTGATATTATTCAATACATCCGAATGTCATGTTGGTGATGTGGTATTCTTTATACTCTCTACGACGAAAATTAAACAATCTTTTGAGAAAACGTATCATTGGCCACCTCTCATGTTAAAGGGGAACCCTTTTGGGGTTTAGCAACTGCTTGCTCATGAATGAAAGTGAACGTTTCACAGATCACTTCAACAAATATTCTTTTGTTGGGAGTATCAGATTCCAAACCGTATCTGATGATTTGATCAGACGATATTCGGTTCTGATTTTTGAGGGACATTTGTAGTATGCCAATATACCCATGAGAGTTTCATAAGCATTTGATCGCGACTGATTCTTTTCAGTTTTTTCTATGCTGAATTTCTCAATTAAATGTACAGTTAATGTAACAAAATGTAACTTTACGATTAATTAGGTTTTTTGTTGTTATATAATATTTTCAAATAATGATATGTTCTGTAGTTGCCACATTGCGGTAATTCGACATATTTTAATATTTAATTTAATATGAGTATCACTTTATTTTACAAAGAATAAGTTAATATTTAATTATTTTAATTGCTATTAATTGTTGTATATTATTGATAAAAATTCTTTGAAAGAAGTTTTAGCCGGAGTCTAAATATCAATAACATATGAAAAATTTATTATTTTTAGTATTTCTTGAGATGGTTGCCGCTTCACAAAATCTTTCCTTTGAACAATTAAAAGCATCCGCTTCATTATACTCGCATCGACTCAAACTCCGTACTATTGATACCTCTATAGAGGAAGCCAGATTGGGAAGTGTCTACTCATCACTGTATCCACAACTATCTCTCGGATACAGCGGTGAGTATAATCAAAATATCGATAAAGCTGATTCAGGAACCCTTTCGGTAGGGGGTACGACAATAAACTCTAGCGTTCAAAATAAAGACTCGTTGGCATTGAGTCTGAATTACGAACTCTATCACTTCGGTACGACTCTTAAACAGATCGAAATGTCTAAAAAAGAGATTGCCTCCAAAAAGCTTGAAGTATGTAATGAAGAGAATAAACTTTATAAAGAGTTATTGGATCATTATGCCGATGCTCAAAAAGCCCAGAGTGAACATAAATTTAAAACTGCGATGCACGCTTTGCGTAAAAAACTCTATGGTTATAAGCAACGCCTTTATGCGGCAGGAAAAGAGTCCCGTGTTTCGATAGGAGATGAAGCGGTTCGACTTATCGATCTTGAACGGGATATTGAACGTTCACTTATGAGTTATGAGGAAAACCTTCTAGCCCTTACTAAACTTTCCCATATCGAGCTTGATTTGAAGCACACACAATTACTTCCGTTAAATACACAACCTGAAAATATTCATATCGGTAGATTTGAAGATAATGTTCAAGCACATCAATACCAAGAGAAAATTGCACAAAAAAACGCAGAAATCTCTCTCAACATGCGTTCTCAGCTCCCTGTAATATCGTTCTACTCGAACTACTACCTCTACGGCTCCGATCAGCACAACGCTTATGATGCCTTAAACGACATTCGTCCTAATAGCTGGAATATGGGCTTGAGTATTCGATGGAATCTTTTTGAAGGGTTCAAATACAACAGTGAATCGGCCCGGCTACATTTTGAATTAGACCGTATAAATGAAGAATACAAACTAGCTAAACGGGAATTTGATGCCCAGACGCAAATATCCCAACATAAAATAGACCGTTTGGATCAATTGCAAAAAAATGACGTGCTTATAGTCAATGAGTCACGTAGCAAAATAGCGATGTTGACCCGACTAAGAGAACAGGGGGAAGCGGATGCCGTGGGCGAAGTGAGCGTAAAACTCGAAGCACTGGAGAGAGAATTGACACTGGAGAATGAAACGATACAACATGCTTTTGAAACAGAAGCATTGAAATTACTTTATAGGGGGGTAGAAGAATGCACTCCGCGCTAACCGCCCTCGAAGTCGCGGGCAAACTCAACCGCATCGCCATCGATATCCGTGTCATCATCAAAGAGTACGCCCTCAGCGAGCACGAGCCATCCATCGAAGAGCTGACCCGTATCGCTTCGGCGCAGGGGTTTCGTGCAAGCATCAAAAAACTCTCCATCGAAAGACTGGTCGAGAGCTATCCGATGCCGATCATCGTTCAAAAGCATGACGGCACCTATATGAGTATCATACAGGCGAACACGGAAAAGCAGGAGCTTCTGGTCTTTGATATTACCCGTAAAGAGCCTTATATTATCTCATATGTTGATTGTAACGCTCAGAGTTCTGGGAAAAGTATCGTCCTTAAACACCGCATCCTCAGCGTCGATGCACGATTCGGGTTTGGGTGGTTCTTTCGACAGATTATGAAGTATAAAAAGGTGATGGCAGAGGTGCTGATCGCCTCCTTCGTCCTACAGCTCTTCGGACTCGTCGCACCGCTCTTTACGCAGGTAATCCTCGATAAAGTTCTCGTCCACCGCTCGATGAGTACTCTCGATGTTCTTGCGATCGCTTTTATCGCCGTAGCGATATTTGAGCTGATGCTCAACCTGATCCGCAGCTACATTTTTGCCCATACAACCTCGAAAATCGATGCAACGCTGGGGGCGAAACTTTTCCACCATCTCCTCGCCTTGCCGTTTGTCTATTTCGAGAAGCGCAAAGTGGGGAATATCATCGCCCGTGTTCGTGAACTCGATCAGATACGCGAATTCATCGCCAACAAATCGGTCACTTTGATTCTTGATGTCCTTTTCTCGGTGGTTTTTGTCGCGGTGATGCTGCTGTACAGCGTCAAACTCACCCTGATCGTACTGGGGTTTGTCACGATCATCGCGATCCTCTATCTAATCATCACCCCTGAATTGCGCCGACGGCTCGAAGAGAAGTTTCAGATGGGGGCGCAAAGCAACGCCTATCTCGTCGAAGCGGTGACAGGGGTGCAGACGGTCAAATCCCTCGCGCTGGAGGGTTCGATGCAGCGGCGCTGGGAAGATTACCTCGCCCGTTACGTCAATGCAGGATTTCAGCTCTCCAATCTCTCGAACATCCTCGGAGGGGTGAGCGGAGCGCTCCAAAAGTTCCTCACAATCTCGATGCTCTATATGGGGGTGACGTTAGTGTTGGAGGGGAAACTGAGTGTCGGTCAGCTCATCGCATTTCAGATGTTCGCGGGGCAATTCACCGGTCCAGTATTACGACTGGTGAACCTATGGAATGAGTTTCAGCAAACGCTCCTCTCGGTGGATAGATTGGGTGACATCCTCAACACTCCGACAGAGCAAACCAATGATAAAGCGATCACTCTCCCCAAGGTCGAGGGGCGTGTAAACTTCGATAACATCGTCTTCTCCTACGCTCCAGATTCTCCCGCTGTTCTAAACGGTATCAGTGCCGATATTCCGATAGGTAGCAGTGTAGGACTGGTGGGACGCAGCGGCAGCGGTAAGAGCACTATTACCAAACTCATCCAGCGTCTCTATATCCCTAACAGCGGAACGATCTACATCGACGGAGTAGACGTCCGCCATATGAATCCCAAATGGCTCCGTAACAATATCGGCGTCGTATTACAAGAGAACTACCTCTTTAGCGGCACGATCAAAGAGAACATCTCCCTCTCCCGTCCCGATGCTCCGATGGAGCATATCATCGCGGCTTCGCGTATGGCGGGAGCCGATGAGTTTATCTCCGAACTCTCAGAGGGGTACGATACGCAGGTCGGGGAGAGGGGTGCCGCACTCTCCGGCGGTCAGCGTCAGCGTATCGCTATCGCCCGCGCCCTGATCACT contains:
- a CDS encoding putative bifunctional diguanylate cyclase/phosphodiesterase — encoded protein: MKEITIMLASLMTFLKNSRSKFGCPCNEGADIPRSQNLHSLIYFHSNDCIVIADERGVILSVNPAFERLSGYDSSELVNVLPNKIDTYIKDGEFYKALKNAIALKQSWEGEITYTDKEGKELYYKLLTIQRIIEEDGSSKYIAVLSDMSKMEEANQKIWYETNFDALTDLPNRHMFLHHLEQQLSKIERNNFRRTALMYIDLDDFKEINDMYGHQIGDTLLKKVTTRIISCIRNTDLCFRIGGDEFTVILPDIENLYMVETIAQNILKELSSPFELENSKNVFISASIGIAIAPDDAADSETILKYADQAMYQSKKSGKNTSNFFAQSMQDALIKRFQLIKDMHIACAEEQFVLYYQPIFEIKTGQIHKAEALIRWKHPDGYLINPADFISIAEETGMILEIGEWIVHEAIKTVSQWRRMYNERFQISVNISPVQFHQKNGSMPEWIKVLTSDAFAKDSVVVEITESVMLEDSAIVWERLKLLEDAKIEISLDDFGTGYSSLSYLKNHPYQYLKIDQSFVKQLEINLSDQILCKMIIDIAHQLNMLVIAEGVETQYHRDILQEMKCDYLQGYAISKPLPADEFVKRFFNSEE
- a CDS encoding 3'-5' exonuclease, with the protein product MIILDFETNSANIHDVIEAAAFRIKRESGAYVIADTFHRYYFSEYDLNLHALAVHKLSPDRIKRLRSNVDYAEYFAEDHEFVEFCRGAETLIAHNIAFELRHLGQLVTFEKHFCTMKANKKSVGALNIRGSLKNPKLLETCRHYRIDFDEDQYHSALYDVTKTLEILNCMDITL
- a CDS encoding TolC family protein, yielding MKNLLFLVFLEMVAASQNLSFEQLKASASLYSHRLKLRTIDTSIEEARLGSVYSSLYPQLSLGYSGEYNQNIDKADSGTLSVGGTTINSSVQNKDSLALSLNYELYHFGTTLKQIEMSKKEIASKKLEVCNEENKLYKELLDHYADAQKAQSEHKFKTAMHALRKKLYGYKQRLYAAGKESRVSIGDEAVRLIDLERDIERSLMSYEENLLALTKLSHIELDLKHTQLLPLNTQPENIHIGRFEDNVQAHQYQEKIAQKNAEISLNMRSQLPVISFYSNYYLYGSDQHNAYDALNDIRPNSWNMGLSIRWNLFEGFKYNSESARLHFELDRINEEYKLAKREFDAQTQISQHKIDRLDQLQKNDVLIVNESRSKIAMLTRLREQGEADAVGEVSVKLEALERELTLENETIQHAFETEALKLLYRGVEECTPR
- a CDS encoding type I secretion system permease/ATPase, producing the protein MHSALTALEVAGKLNRIAIDIRVIIKEYALSEHEPSIEELTRIASAQGFRASIKKLSIERLVESYPMPIIVQKHDGTYMSIIQANTEKQELLVFDITRKEPYIISYVDCNAQSSGKSIVLKHRILSVDARFGFGWFFRQIMKYKKVMAEVLIASFVLQLFGLVAPLFTQVILDKVLVHRSMSTLDVLAIAFIAVAIFELMLNLIRSYIFAHTTSKIDATLGAKLFHHLLALPFVYFEKRKVGNIIARVRELDQIREFIANKSVTLILDVLFSVVFVAVMLLYSVKLTLIVLGFVTIIAILYLIITPELRRRLEEKFQMGAQSNAYLVEAVTGVQTVKSLALEGSMQRRWEDYLARYVNAGFQLSNLSNILGGVSGALQKFLTISMLYMGVTLVLEGKLSVGQLIAFQMFAGQFTGPVLRLVNLWNEFQQTLLSVDRLGDILNTPTEQTNDKAITLPKVEGRVNFDNIVFSYAPDSPAVLNGISADIPIGSSVGLVGRSGSGKSTITKLIQRLYIPNSGTIYIDGVDVRHMNPKWLRNNIGVVLQENYLFSGTIKENISLSRPDAPMEHIIAASRMAGADEFISELSEGYDTQVGERGAALSGGQRQRIAIARALITNPRILIFDEATSALDYESERIIQDNLNTIKSGRTMFIVAHRLTTVKDCDIIIVMEKGYIVERGNHEELMRLQGYYYKLYTQQG